From a single Eleginops maclovinus isolate JMC-PN-2008 ecotype Puerto Natales chromosome 18, JC_Emac_rtc_rv5, whole genome shotgun sequence genomic region:
- the unc119a gene encoding protein unc-119 homolog A isoform X2 — MKVQQGCNSDMGIPVRTEEELRRNTVITPDDVLGLQKITKNYLCSPEENVHMIDFTRFKIRDMETGTVLFEITKPPIPGDRKHCDPNAGRFVRYQFTPAFLQLRQVGATVEFTVGDTPINNFRMIERHYFRDQLLKSFDFEFGFCMPSSKNTCEHIYEFPALSEEIMREMILHPYETQSDSFYFVDNKLVMHNKADYSYSGGP, encoded by the exons ATGAAAGTGCAGCAAGGCTGCAACTCAGACATGGGGATCCCGGTGAGAACTGAAGAAGAATTGCGCAGAAATACCGTAATAACGCCCGACGATGTGCTTGGGCTACAGAAGATCACCAAGA ATTATCTGTGTTCTCCAGAAGAAAACGTCCACATGATCGACTTCACAAGGTTTAAGATCCGTGACATGGAAACAGGGACGGTCCTGTTTGAGATTACTAAACCTCCAATACCAG GAGACAGAAAGCACTGTGACCCCAACGCCGGCCGTTTTGTCCGATACCAGTTCACCCCAGCCTTCCTGCAGTTGCGGCAGGTTGGAGCCAC AGTTGAGTTCACAGTGGGAGACACACCCATCAACAACTTCCGCATGATTGAGAGACACTACTTCCGCGATCAGCTGCTCAAGAGCTTTGACTTCGAGTTTGGCTTCTGCATGCCTAGCAGCAAGAACACTTGCGAGCACATCTACGAGTTCCCAGCGCTGTCCGAAGAAATCA TGCGCGAGATGATACTGCACCCTTACGAGACGCAGTCCGACAGCTTTTACTTTGTGGACAACAAGCTGGTGATGCACAACAAGGCAGATTATTCCTACAGTGGGGGGCCATAG
- the foxn1 gene encoding forkhead box protein N1 isoform X1: MAESQTTEGRNVCFPQRERNTFRSRTAVVNRRHSTDGTLEGHDDSDRFHPYHRQFSDGAVPAAGGLPQCLSSFSCLQEVCSTDPHSHSSSSEAPTSWDQHDDSVQSSYPELSTFPVEPSCFLSQSYPSYTSSIPLQQVSQIMSEDSAALFVSKAVDSAHDSANANVSRLYHNNDQFHISKYSLQSLSTQSHQERNTQSLFPKPIYSYSILIFLALKNSKTGSLPVSEIYSFMTEHFPYFKSAPDGWKNSVRHNLSLNKCFEKVENKNGNSSRKGCLWALNQAKVEKMQEELHKWRRKDPVTVRRSMAKPEDLDRLLGERPDKFRTLPPYTNPAVISRVAPLYGNTSSSCSPAQLLPSCLPSRRLQYLHVQPQQHCYPPNAHPSNSFSLYSPCGQQPAAGFLSVNGSLHSPMAGKLPPVYSGALQAEYSPRSMQDLLVEGDASYDIDTLNPSLTDLQLQGYLWEELQEDSQVPDPQVTTTTSNIQTSCLQATSPVGQVSELTAVARRKAEFEDGNTGRSFDAYLNGLHPAGYSGVESLAGYLTSCTASIS, encoded by the exons ATGGCAGAGTCACAG ACTACCGAGGGCAGGAACGTCTGCTTCCCCCAGCgagagagaaacacattcaGATCGAGGACTGCAGTCGTGAACAGGAGGCACAGCACTGATGGGACCCTTGAAGGCCATGATGACTCTGACCGTTTCCATCCTTACCATCGACAGTTCAGTGATGGAGCAGTGCCGGCTGCAGGTGGCCTCCCACAGTGCTTGTCCTCTTTCAGCTGCCTGCAGGAGGTGTGCAGCACTGACCCTCATTCACACAGCTCAAGCAGTGAGGCTCCAACATCCTGGGATCAACATGACGACAGCGTGCAG agttCATACCCAGAACTATCAACTTTTCCTGTAGAGccctcctgcttcctgtctcagAGTTACCCATCCTACACCTCATCGATCCCTCTGCAGCAG GTGTCACAAATAATGAGTGAGGATAGTGCCGCCTTATTTGTTTCAAAAGCAGTGGACAGTGCGCATGACTCAGCCAACgcaaat GTCTCTAGACTGTACCACAACAACGATCAGTTCCACATCTCAAAATATTCTCTCCAAAGTCTCTCAACTCAATCACACcaggagagaaacacacagtccCTCTTCCCCAAGCCCATTTACTCATACAG CATCTTGATCTTCCTGGCTCTGAAGAACAGTAAAACAGGGAGCCTGCCAGTCAGTGAGATCTACAGCTTCATGACTGAACACTTCCCTTATTTCAAG TCAGCTCCTGATGGATGGAAGAACTCTGTGCGTCACAACCTCTCTCTCAACAAATGTTTTGAGAAGGTGGAGAACAAGAATGGGAACTCGTCCCGTAAAGGCTGTCTTTGGGCTCTCAATCAAGCCAAGGTGGAGAAAAtgcaggaggagctgcacaaATGGCGTCGCAAGGACCCTGTCACAGTTCGCAGGAGCATGGCAAAACCAG AAGACCTTGATCGTCTCCTGGGAGAGAGGCCTGATAAGTTCAGGACTTTGCCCCCTTACACCAACCCAGCTGTGATATCCAGAGTGGCCCCTCTTTACGGCAACACCTCGTCATCCTGCTCCCCAGCCCAGCTGCTGCCGTCCTGCCTTCCCAGTCGGCGCCTACAGTATTTGCATGTTCAGCCTCAGCAGCACTGCTACCCTCCTAACGCTCACCCCAGCAATTCATTTTCCCTGTACTCACCCTGTGGGCAGCAGCCTGCAGCTGGTTTCCTATCAGTCAATGGGAGCTTGCACTCCCCCATGGCTGGTAAGTTGCCCCCTGTTTACAGCGGCGCCCTGCAGGCTGAGTACAGCCCCAGGAGCATGCAGGACTTGCTGGTGGAGGGAGACGCCAGTTATGACATTGACACGCTCAATCCAAGTCTGACTGACCTGCAGCTGCAAG GCTACCTGTGGGAGGAGTTACAGGAGGACAGCCAGGTGCCCGACCCACAGGTGACCACCACCACCTCGAACATCCAGACCAGCTGCCTTCAGGCCACGTCTCCTGTCGGTCAGGTCTCAGAGTTGACTGCTGTCGCTCGGCGAAAAGCAGAGTTTGAGGATGGAAACACGGGAAGAAGCTTTGATGCTTATTTGAATGGACTGCATCCTGCGGGTTATTCAGGGGTGGAGAGCCTGGCTGGGTATCTGACCTCCTGCACTGCCTCCATATCCTAA
- the foxn1 gene encoding forkhead box protein N1 isoform X2, protein MAESQTTEGRNVCFPQRERNTFRSRTAVVNRRHSTDGTLEGHDDSDRFHPYHRQFSDGAVPAAGGLPQCLSSFSCLQEVCSTDPHSHSSSSEAPTSWDQHDDSVQSSYPELSTFPVEPSCFLSQSYPSYTSSIPLQQVSQIMSEDSAALFVSKAVDSAHDSANANVSRLYHNNDQFHISKYSLQSLSTQSHQERNTQSLFPKPIYSYSILIFLALKNSKTGSLPVSEIYSFMTEHFPYFKSAPDGWKNSVRHNLSLNKCFEKVENKNGNSSRKGCLWALNQAKVEKMQEELHKWRRKDPVTVRRSMAKPDLDRLLGERPDKFRTLPPYTNPAVISRVAPLYGNTSSSCSPAQLLPSCLPSRRLQYLHVQPQQHCYPPNAHPSNSFSLYSPCGQQPAAGFLSVNGSLHSPMAGKLPPVYSGALQAEYSPRSMQDLLVEGDASYDIDTLNPSLTDLQLQGYLWEELQEDSQVPDPQVTTTTSNIQTSCLQATSPVGQVSELTAVARRKAEFEDGNTGRSFDAYLNGLHPAGYSGVESLAGYLTSCTASIS, encoded by the exons ATGGCAGAGTCACAG ACTACCGAGGGCAGGAACGTCTGCTTCCCCCAGCgagagagaaacacattcaGATCGAGGACTGCAGTCGTGAACAGGAGGCACAGCACTGATGGGACCCTTGAAGGCCATGATGACTCTGACCGTTTCCATCCTTACCATCGACAGTTCAGTGATGGAGCAGTGCCGGCTGCAGGTGGCCTCCCACAGTGCTTGTCCTCTTTCAGCTGCCTGCAGGAGGTGTGCAGCACTGACCCTCATTCACACAGCTCAAGCAGTGAGGCTCCAACATCCTGGGATCAACATGACGACAGCGTGCAG agttCATACCCAGAACTATCAACTTTTCCTGTAGAGccctcctgcttcctgtctcagAGTTACCCATCCTACACCTCATCGATCCCTCTGCAGCAG GTGTCACAAATAATGAGTGAGGATAGTGCCGCCTTATTTGTTTCAAAAGCAGTGGACAGTGCGCATGACTCAGCCAACgcaaat GTCTCTAGACTGTACCACAACAACGATCAGTTCCACATCTCAAAATATTCTCTCCAAAGTCTCTCAACTCAATCACACcaggagagaaacacacagtccCTCTTCCCCAAGCCCATTTACTCATACAG CATCTTGATCTTCCTGGCTCTGAAGAACAGTAAAACAGGGAGCCTGCCAGTCAGTGAGATCTACAGCTTCATGACTGAACACTTCCCTTATTTCAAG TCAGCTCCTGATGGATGGAAGAACTCTGTGCGTCACAACCTCTCTCTCAACAAATGTTTTGAGAAGGTGGAGAACAAGAATGGGAACTCGTCCCGTAAAGGCTGTCTTTGGGCTCTCAATCAAGCCAAGGTGGAGAAAAtgcaggaggagctgcacaaATGGCGTCGCAAGGACCCTGTCACAGTTCGCAGGAGCATGGCAAAACCAG ACCTTGATCGTCTCCTGGGAGAGAGGCCTGATAAGTTCAGGACTTTGCCCCCTTACACCAACCCAGCTGTGATATCCAGAGTGGCCCCTCTTTACGGCAACACCTCGTCATCCTGCTCCCCAGCCCAGCTGCTGCCGTCCTGCCTTCCCAGTCGGCGCCTACAGTATTTGCATGTTCAGCCTCAGCAGCACTGCTACCCTCCTAACGCTCACCCCAGCAATTCATTTTCCCTGTACTCACCCTGTGGGCAGCAGCCTGCAGCTGGTTTCCTATCAGTCAATGGGAGCTTGCACTCCCCCATGGCTGGTAAGTTGCCCCCTGTTTACAGCGGCGCCCTGCAGGCTGAGTACAGCCCCAGGAGCATGCAGGACTTGCTGGTGGAGGGAGACGCCAGTTATGACATTGACACGCTCAATCCAAGTCTGACTGACCTGCAGCTGCAAG GCTACCTGTGGGAGGAGTTACAGGAGGACAGCCAGGTGCCCGACCCACAGGTGACCACCACCACCTCGAACATCCAGACCAGCTGCCTTCAGGCCACGTCTCCTGTCGGTCAGGTCTCAGAGTTGACTGCTGTCGCTCGGCGAAAAGCAGAGTTTGAGGATGGAAACACGGGAAGAAGCTTTGATGCTTATTTGAATGGACTGCATCCTGCGGGTTATTCAGGGGTGGAGAGCCTGGCTGGGTATCTGACCTCCTGCACTGCCTCCATATCCTAA
- the foxn1 gene encoding forkhead box protein N1 isoform X3, with protein sequence MAESQTTEGRNVCFPQRERNTFRSRTAVVNRRHSTDGTLEGHDDSDRFHPYHRQFSDGAVPAAGGLPQCLSSFSCLQEVCSTDPHSHSSSSEAPTSWDQHDDSVQSSYPELSTFPVEPSCFLSQSYPSYTSSIPLQQVSRLYHNNDQFHISKYSLQSLSTQSHQERNTQSLFPKPIYSYSILIFLALKNSKTGSLPVSEIYSFMTEHFPYFKSAPDGWKNSVRHNLSLNKCFEKVENKNGNSSRKGCLWALNQAKVEKMQEELHKWRRKDPVTVRRSMAKPEDLDRLLGERPDKFRTLPPYTNPAVISRVAPLYGNTSSSCSPAQLLPSCLPSRRLQYLHVQPQQHCYPPNAHPSNSFSLYSPCGQQPAAGFLSVNGSLHSPMAGKLPPVYSGALQAEYSPRSMQDLLVEGDASYDIDTLNPSLTDLQLQGYLWEELQEDSQVPDPQVTTTTSNIQTSCLQATSPVGQVSELTAVARRKAEFEDGNTGRSFDAYLNGLHPAGYSGVESLAGYLTSCTASIS encoded by the exons ATGGCAGAGTCACAG ACTACCGAGGGCAGGAACGTCTGCTTCCCCCAGCgagagagaaacacattcaGATCGAGGACTGCAGTCGTGAACAGGAGGCACAGCACTGATGGGACCCTTGAAGGCCATGATGACTCTGACCGTTTCCATCCTTACCATCGACAGTTCAGTGATGGAGCAGTGCCGGCTGCAGGTGGCCTCCCACAGTGCTTGTCCTCTTTCAGCTGCCTGCAGGAGGTGTGCAGCACTGACCCTCATTCACACAGCTCAAGCAGTGAGGCTCCAACATCCTGGGATCAACATGACGACAGCGTGCAG agttCATACCCAGAACTATCAACTTTTCCTGTAGAGccctcctgcttcctgtctcagAGTTACCCATCCTACACCTCATCGATCCCTCTGCAGCAG GTCTCTAGACTGTACCACAACAACGATCAGTTCCACATCTCAAAATATTCTCTCCAAAGTCTCTCAACTCAATCACACcaggagagaaacacacagtccCTCTTCCCCAAGCCCATTTACTCATACAG CATCTTGATCTTCCTGGCTCTGAAGAACAGTAAAACAGGGAGCCTGCCAGTCAGTGAGATCTACAGCTTCATGACTGAACACTTCCCTTATTTCAAG TCAGCTCCTGATGGATGGAAGAACTCTGTGCGTCACAACCTCTCTCTCAACAAATGTTTTGAGAAGGTGGAGAACAAGAATGGGAACTCGTCCCGTAAAGGCTGTCTTTGGGCTCTCAATCAAGCCAAGGTGGAGAAAAtgcaggaggagctgcacaaATGGCGTCGCAAGGACCCTGTCACAGTTCGCAGGAGCATGGCAAAACCAG AAGACCTTGATCGTCTCCTGGGAGAGAGGCCTGATAAGTTCAGGACTTTGCCCCCTTACACCAACCCAGCTGTGATATCCAGAGTGGCCCCTCTTTACGGCAACACCTCGTCATCCTGCTCCCCAGCCCAGCTGCTGCCGTCCTGCCTTCCCAGTCGGCGCCTACAGTATTTGCATGTTCAGCCTCAGCAGCACTGCTACCCTCCTAACGCTCACCCCAGCAATTCATTTTCCCTGTACTCACCCTGTGGGCAGCAGCCTGCAGCTGGTTTCCTATCAGTCAATGGGAGCTTGCACTCCCCCATGGCTGGTAAGTTGCCCCCTGTTTACAGCGGCGCCCTGCAGGCTGAGTACAGCCCCAGGAGCATGCAGGACTTGCTGGTGGAGGGAGACGCCAGTTATGACATTGACACGCTCAATCCAAGTCTGACTGACCTGCAGCTGCAAG GCTACCTGTGGGAGGAGTTACAGGAGGACAGCCAGGTGCCCGACCCACAGGTGACCACCACCACCTCGAACATCCAGACCAGCTGCCTTCAGGCCACGTCTCCTGTCGGTCAGGTCTCAGAGTTGACTGCTGTCGCTCGGCGAAAAGCAGAGTTTGAGGATGGAAACACGGGAAGAAGCTTTGATGCTTATTTGAATGGACTGCATCCTGCGGGTTATTCAGGGGTGGAGAGCCTGGCTGGGTATCTGACCTCCTGCACTGCCTCCATATCCTAA
- the unc119a gene encoding protein unc-119 homolog A isoform X1 codes for MKVQQGCNSDMGIPVRTEEELRRNTVITPDDVLGLQKITKNYLCSPEENVHMIDFTRFKIRDMETGTVLFEITKPPIPAGDRKHCDPNAGRFVRYQFTPAFLQLRQVGATVEFTVGDTPINNFRMIERHYFRDQLLKSFDFEFGFCMPSSKNTCEHIYEFPALSEEIMREMILHPYETQSDSFYFVDNKLVMHNKADYSYSGGP; via the exons ATGAAAGTGCAGCAAGGCTGCAACTCAGACATGGGGATCCCGGTGAGAACTGAAGAAGAATTGCGCAGAAATACCGTAATAACGCCCGACGATGTGCTTGGGCTACAGAAGATCACCAAGA ATTATCTGTGTTCTCCAGAAGAAAACGTCCACATGATCGACTTCACAAGGTTTAAGATCCGTGACATGGAAACAGGGACGGTCCTGTTTGAGATTACTAAACCTCCAATACCAG CAGGAGACAGAAAGCACTGTGACCCCAACGCCGGCCGTTTTGTCCGATACCAGTTCACCCCAGCCTTCCTGCAGTTGCGGCAGGTTGGAGCCAC AGTTGAGTTCACAGTGGGAGACACACCCATCAACAACTTCCGCATGATTGAGAGACACTACTTCCGCGATCAGCTGCTCAAGAGCTTTGACTTCGAGTTTGGCTTCTGCATGCCTAGCAGCAAGAACACTTGCGAGCACATCTACGAGTTCCCAGCGCTGTCCGAAGAAATCA TGCGCGAGATGATACTGCACCCTTACGAGACGCAGTCCGACAGCTTTTACTTTGTGGACAACAAGCTGGTGATGCACAACAAGGCAGATTATTCCTACAGTGGGGGGCCATAG